The genomic region ACCCTTGTAGGCGCCCAGGGTGGTCGGCTCGCCGGCGAGCGTGCGGAGCGGGATGTCGTGCAGCGTCATGGGATGTCTCCTCGGTGGCGTGGCGTCCCCCTCATTGTGAACGGCCCCTGCGCAGGAGCCTCCCGCGGGTCCAGCGCCCGGTAGTAGAACGTGGTCGCCCTGAGCGTGCCGTACGGGTCCGCCGCGTAGTCCGGTACGGAGCCGCAGGGCGTCCACCCCGCCGAGCGGTAGAGCCTCTCGGCATCGCTTCCCGTCTCGGTGTCCAGGACCAGCAGCGTCAGCCCCTCGGCGGCTGCGGACCGCTCGACCGCGGTGAGCAGCGCCCGGCCGACCCCCCGGTTCCGCGCCGAGGGCCTGACCACGAGCTTCGCGACCTCCGCGCGGTGGCGGGCGTTGGGCAGGGCCGCCCTGACCAGGCCGATCGTGCCCACCAGCCGCTCGTCGTCCCGGGCGATCCACACCTGGTGGCTCCCCGCCTCGACGGCGGCGGCCCGCTCCCGCCACCAGATGGCGGCCGCCGCGCGGTCCAGCGGGACGAGGAAACCGACGGAGGCCCCGCCCTCCACCGCCTCGATCAGCAGGGCGGCGAGCTCATCGGCGTACGTGATCAGTTCGGGGCCGGACACGGGGACGATCTCGGTCATGAAGCGGGTCCTTTCACATTCACGGCAGGACAATCATCAGGGCGTAACGGACGCGTGGCGGGCCCGGACAGTGGAAGTGCGAGGGGCCGCGCAGCCGGAAGCGCAGGCAGTCGCCCTCGCGCACGGTGTGCGTGGTTCCGCCGACCGTGATCTCGACCGTGCCCTCGAGTACCCAGATGTGCTGCTCCACACCGGGAACCGGCGCGTTCTCGTACGAGAGCGCCGCGCCGGCGTCGAGAGTGCCCTCGATGACCTCGGCACGCAGACCGGGGTGCGGCGGCGACACGGAGCGGCGCACGAACCCGGCGGCCTCGTCCCGCCATACGGGCTGTCGCGCGGCCGGGACCAGCTGGGGCGGCTCCGCCTCCACCTCCATCAGCAGCCGCGACATCGTGCGCCCGTAGACCGTGCACAGCTGTCCGAGTACGGCGGTGGTGGGACTCAGCTCCCCGCGCTCCAGCCGCGACAGGGTCGAGCGGCTCACGCCGGTGCGGCGGGACAGCTCGTCCAGCGACCAGGCGCGTTCGGTGCGGAGCATGCCCAGCCGTGCCGCGAGGCGGTCGTCGACGCTGTCGGGTGGCACGCTGGGCTCTCTCATATCCGGGATTCTATCTCTGTTCGGAGAAGAGTGCCGATCGGGTGATGACGTGTCAGGCTGATAAACGGAACATAAGCCGTGAAGTGGCTCGACCGGGTCGCTCATCGGCTGCGGACCGAGGAGGCCGACATGGCTGGAAGTGCGAGCGGGACGAAGGTGGGGCACGACACCACCGGTGGGCATGCGGCCCAGTCCGGCTGGACCGTTTTCGCGGCGGTGATGATGATCTTCGGTGGGGCCATGGCCGTCCTCGAGGGCATCGCCGCCATCGCAAAGGACGACCTGTTCGTCTCGACACGCAACTACGTGTTCCAGTTCAGCCTCACCGGCTGGGGCTGGGTGCACCTCATCCTGGGGATCGTCGTCGTCCTCGCCGGCTTCGCGCTCTTCAGCGGAGCGCTGTGGGCGCGCGCCGTCGGTGTCGTGCTCGCCGGGCTCCTGGTGGTCGCCCACTTCCTGTGGCTCCCCTACTACCCGTTCTGGTCACTGGTGCTCATCGCCATCAACATCTTCGTCATCTGGGCGCTGTGCGTGGGTCCTCAGAAGAGCGTCCGAGCCTGAGCGTGAGGACGTAGGAGACCACCACGGAGACGATCACGAGCGGCATGACCGTGATGCCCTCGGATCCCAGCAGCAGCGTGGCGAGCAGCACCGAGGTCATCGGCAGCCTGAGCATCGCCACGCACATGGCCCCGATTCCCATCGCGAAACCCGAGGTGTCGTTCAGGCCCGGCAGGTGCGACAGGGCGAGCCCGCCCGCCGCGCCCAGGAACATCGACGGGAAGATGGGGCCGCCCCTGAAGGCGCCCAGCGAGGTCGAGTACGCGAGCGCCTTGCAGATGATCAGTACGAGGAGCGTCCCCACCGTGTACGTGGCGTCCTCGGCGAGCAGGCCGCCGAGGGCGTCCTGGCCCGAGTACAGCACCTCGGACGCGTCCCTTCCCGTGCTCTCGGCGTAGAGGAGGGCGAGTACACCGACGGTCAGGCCCATCACCACGGTCGCGATCACCCGCTGTCGCTCGACCCGCCCCTGCAAGGCCAGGGAAAGCCTCCTGATGCCCGTGCCCAGGAGCGCGGCCGCGGCCCCGAGCGCGAGGGCCCAGCCGAACTCGGCGACGGTCGGCTGGGGGGCGTGAGGGACGTGGGGGAGCGTCAGGGAGTACGTACCCAGGCCGGTCCACGAGCCCAGGCCGATGAAGATGAGCGACCCGATGCCGGAGGCGAGCAGTCCTGGTACGAGCACCAGGCCGAGCGTCATTCCGGCCAGGCCCGACGCCTCCATCAGCAGGAACGCGCCGAGGAGCGGCGATCCCAGGAGGGCGCTGACGGCGGCGAAGCTCCCCGCGGCCGCCACCAGGGCGGCCGCACTCGGCTGGATGCCCGGCTTCAGCAGGCGCGCCGCGAGGACGGCCAGCCCCCCGCCGAGGGCGATGAGCGGGGCCTCGGGCCCGAGGACCGCGCCGAGACCCAGGGACGCCAGCGCGGCGAGCGCGACCCCCG from Streptomyces sp. QL37 harbors:
- a CDS encoding GNAT family N-acetyltransferase, whose amino-acid sequence is MTEIVPVSGPELITYADELAALLIEAVEGGASVGFLVPLDRAAAAIWWRERAAAVEAGSHQVWIARDDERLVGTIGLVRAALPNARHRAEVAKLVVRPSARNRGVGRALLTAVERSAAAEGLTLLVLDTETGSDAERLYRSAGWTPCGSVPDYAADPYGTLRATTFYYRALDPREAPAQGPFTMRGTPRHRGDIP
- a CDS encoding XRE family transcriptional regulator, which gives rise to MREPSVPPDSVDDRLAARLGMLRTERAWSLDELSRRTGVSRSTLSRLERGELSPTTAVLGQLCTVYGRTMSRLLMEVEAEPPQLVPAARQPVWRDEAAGFVRRSVSPPHPGLRAEVIEGTLDAGAALSYENAPVPGVEQHIWVLEGTVEITVGGTTHTVREGDCLRFRLRGPSHFHCPGPPRVRYALMIVLP
- a CDS encoding chloride channel protein, whose translation is MPAEPGAAPGTEHPDPLTVVRTRGYAVLLVMVAALGVPISAAAFGFLALVHEIQSLTYKDLPHALGFGSTPSWWPVPLLAVAGLLTGLAVRHLPGTGGHKPAEGFVNTGAPTAAELPGVALAALASLGLGAVLGPEAPLIALGGGLAVLAARLLKPGIQPSAAALVAAAGSFAAVSALLGSPLLGAFLLMEASGLAGMTLGLVLVPGLLASGIGSLIFIGLGSWTGLGTYSLTLPHVPHAPQPTVAEFGWALALGAAAALLGTGIRRLSLALQGRVERQRVIATVVMGLTVGVLALLYAESTGRDASEVLYSGQDALGGLLAEDATYTVGTLLVLIICKALAYSTSLGAFRGGPIFPSMFLGAAGGLALSHLPGLNDTSGFAMGIGAMCVAMLRLPMTSVLLATLLLGSEGITVMPLVIVSVVVSYVLTLRLGRSSEDPRTAPR